From the Tripterygium wilfordii isolate XIE 37 chromosome 6, ASM1340144v1, whole genome shotgun sequence genome, one window contains:
- the LOC119999860 gene encoding uncharacterized protein LOC119999860, whose amino-acid sequence MSRHGREREHLGTVKMAARLALSSPLTNQIPVLSNPKSPSHNLSSPKTRPSHFRVQANSGGGDDGEIKSKGKRKFITREEEPEQYWQTAGEREGENPMKTPLPYIIIFGMSTPFVILAIAFANGWVKVPARCLIICVILQHRVPTTDSIFLLSCFNYKFINFCFGWLVSEAIKLVLLWLCNALLS is encoded by the exons atGTCAAGGCATGGAAGGGAGAGGGAGCATTTAGGTACAGTGAAAATGGCAGCACGACTGGCTCTTTCTTCTCCTCTCACCAACCAAATTCCAGTCCTGTCAAACCCAAAATCCCCATCTCACAATCTCAGTTCACCAAAGACAAGGCCTTCTCATTTCAGAGTCCAAGCAAACTCAG GAGGTGGAGATGATGGAGAGATCAAGTCAAAGGGGAAGAGGAAATTTATAACTAGAGAAGAAGAACCAGAACA GTATTGGCAAACAGCaggagaaagagaaggagagaatcCCATGAAGACACCTCTCCCTTACATTATCATATTTGGCATGTCAACCCCTTTTGTCATCTTAGCCATTGCTTTTGCTAATGGTTGGGTTAAGGTACCAGCCAGATGCTTAATCATATGTGTAATATTGCAGCACAGAGTACCAACAACTGACTcaattttccttctttcttgttttAATTACAAGtttataaatttttgttttggatggCTTGTATCTGAAGCAATAAAACTTGTTCTGCTTTGGCTGTGCAATGCTCTACTTTCATAG